A genome region from Solanum pennellii chromosome 12, SPENNV200 includes the following:
- the LOC107006710 gene encoding cucumber peeling cupredoxin-like — MEKIVCGALIMAILLQITIAQTEHIVGDSFGWSIPINGAAAYSMWADANSIKIGDTLVFKFTQGNHDVQEVSRSSYEECSTQNSIGEAIKKGPAKITVQTLGDHYYICTVGEHCLAGQKMAIKVSSSNSSASNTPAGSIPPPSSSSNIVFASFLLSLFSITFTIFF, encoded by the exons aTGGAGAAAATTGTTTGTGGTGCTTTAATTATGGCAATTTTGCTACAAATCACAATAGCACAAACAGAACATATAGTTGGGGATAGCTTTGGTTGGTCTATACCAATTAATGGTGCTGCAGCTTATTCGATGTGGGCTGATGCAAATTCAATCAAAATTGGTGATACTTTAG TATTCAAATTTACGCAAGGAAACCATGATGTACAAGAAGTATCAAGAAGTTCATATGAAGAATGCAGTACACAAAATTCTATAGGTGAAGCAATCAAGAAAGGGCCTGCAAAAATAACAGTTCAAACTCTTGGTGATCATTATTATATTTGCACTGTTGGTGAGCACTGTTTAGCTGGTCAAAAAATGGCCATTAAAGTTTCAAGTTCCAATTCCTCAGCCTCAAATACTCCAGCAGGCAGCATCCCACCTCCTTCATCTTCCTCAAATATCGTGTTCGCGAGTTTTCTGCTAAGTTTATTTTCTATTACATTCACCATTTTTTTCTAA
- the LOC107007380 gene encoding uncharacterized protein LOC107007380, translating to MAAASTSPSLFSATRSASNTNTSPSVSNIYATSFMGAHLRTYYPATRKLVRIHRGVVAAAVATSPAEEIKEYVLPSWAKFDLGISPVYWKTMNGLPPTAGERLKLFYNPAASNMVPNEDFGIAFNGGFNQPIMCGGEPRIMLEKIRGKADPPIYTIQLCIPKHALSLIFSFTNGTEWDGPYRLQFQVPKAWRNKPTEFFTEGLTQELSQEGACDRAIFPDSSILITRCAMVGNLNVDGGDRCNLDLVPGCIDPDSPQYNPLANVDDGSCPPYSDSED from the exons ATGGCTGCAGCATCAACAAGTCCCTCTTTATTTTCTGCAACTCGTTCTGCTTCTAATACTAATACAAGTCCCTCTGTTTCAAATATATATG CTACAAGTTTTATGGGCGCGCACTTGAGAACATATTATCCAGCTACAAGGAAACTAGTAAGGATCCATAGGGGTGTAGTTGCTGCGGCAGTTGCAACTTCCCCTGCAGAGGAAATCAAAGA ATATGTGCTTCCTTCATGGGCTAAATTTGACCTTGGAATATCACCAGTATATTGGAAAACAATGAATGGTCTTCCTCCAACTGCA GGAGAGAGACTGAAGCTTTTTTACAATCCAGCTGCAAGCAATATGGTACCTAATGAAGATTTTGGAATTGCATTTAATG GAGGTTTTAACCAGCCTATCATGTGTGGTGGTGAGCCTAGGATAATGCTCGAGAAAATCAGAGGAAAAGCCGATCCTCCTATTTATACGATTCAGTTATGTATTCCCAAGCATG CTCTTAGTTTGATCTTCTCGTTCACAAATGGAACCGAATGGGATGGTCCCTATAGACTACAATTTCAAGTCCCCAAGGCTTGGAGAAATAAACCAACTGAATTCTTCACTGAG GGTCTTACACAAGAGTTGAGCCAGGAGGGTGCCTGTGACAGGGCAATCTTCCCCGACTCGAGTATCTTGATCACAAGATGTGCTATGGTTGGTAATTTGAATGTGGATGGC GGTGATCGTTGCAATCTTGATCTAGTACCGGGATGCATTGATCCAGATTCTCCCCAGTATAATCCACTAGCCAATGTAGATGATGGATCTTGTCCACCTTATTCAGATTCTGAGGATTAA
- the LOC107005391 gene encoding protein TOO MANY MOUTHS — MALFLSIQIPLLLLSFFFFPLGLSFTVIMSDSGAPSALVDAPQTGFSMNNNRARTDPREQEAVYDIMRATGNDWATDIPDVCRGRWHGIECMPDNDNVYHVVSLSFGALSDDTAFPTCDSTHSFISPSVRKLPHLRILFFYRCFSNNPQPIPGFLAQLGPTLQTLVLRENGFTGPIPNELGNLTRLRVLDLHKNNLNGSIPISLGRITGLRSLDLSDNKLTGSIPSLTFPQLNILDLNQNHLTSSIPSTLMSCHSLIKLDLSRNRLSGSIPDSIHNLNNLILLDLSYNSLTSPFPVSLKKLNSLQTLVLNGNPMDSATLPDNTFDGFNNLMILGLSNMNLQGPIPNSLGRLPKLRVLHLDGNKLNSSIPSSFGNLNNISELRLNNNMLSGPIPFKRDMVWRMRRKMKLSNNDGLCYNKENGLGDDLETLLDSGIGHCGDSKTVPIKTVQHISTLNRASFVRSNSNKLLSSLGCFLWTALVFVVVCLL, encoded by the coding sequence ATGGCCCTTTTTCTCTCAATACAAATACCTCTACTACTActatcttttttcttctttcctctAGGGTTGTCATTCACCGTTATAATGTCGGATTCCGGTGCACCTTCTGCTCTAGTCGATGCTCCACAAACCGGCTTCTCGATGAATAACAATCGTGCACGAACCGATCCTCGTGAGCAAGAAGCCGTTTACGACATTATGAGGGCTACGGGGAACGATTGGGCCACCGATATCCCTGATGTTTGTCGTGGTCGATGGCATGGTATTGAGTGCATGCCGGATAATGACAATGTGTACCATGTTGTCTCACTTTCCTTCGGTGCATTGTCCGATGACACAGCGTTTCCTACGTGTGACTCGACTCATTCCTTCATTTCACCTTCAGTTAGGAAACTTCCACACCTTCGAATTTTGTTCTTCTATCGTTGCTTTAGTAACAATCCTCAGCCCATTCCAGGATTTTTAGCCCAATTAGGGCCCACTTTGCAAACACTAGTTTTAAGGGAAAATGGGTTCACAGGGCCCATTCCTAATGAATTGGGTAACCTAACCCGTTTGAGAGTTCTAGATCTTCACAAGAACAATCTTAATGGTTCAATACCCATCTCTCTGGGTCGGATCACCGGTTTGAGGTCATTAGATTTGAGCGACAACAAACTAACCGGTTCTATTCCGAGTTTAACTTTCCCTCAGTTAAATATCTTGGACCTCAACCAAAATCACCTTACGAGTTCAATTCCATCCACACTCATGAGCTGTCATTCGCTTATAAAGCTTGACCTAAGCCGTAACCGCCTCTCTGGTTCAATACCTGACTCGATCCACAACTTAAACAATCTCATCCTTTTGGATTTAAGCTACAATAGTCTAACAAGCCCATTCCCAGTGTCGCTCAAGAAACTGAATTCTCTACAAACCTTAGTCCTGAATGGAAATCCAATGGACTCAGCTACTCTACCGGATAACACATTCGATGGTTTCAACAACTTAATGATTTTAGGGTTATCAAACATGAATCTTCAAGGTCCAATACCAAATTCACTAGGCCGATTACCTAAGCTACGAGTCCTTCATCTCGATGGGAACAAGTTAAATAGCTCGATCCCATCGAGTTTTGGTAATTTAAATAACATAAGTGAGCTTAGGCTAAATAATAACATGTTGAGTGGTCCTATTCCATTTAAAAGAGACATGGTTTGGAGAATGAGAAGGAAAATGAAGCTTTCAAACAATGATGGGCTTTGTTACAATAAAGAAAATGGGCTTGGAGATGATTTAGAGACATTGTTGGATTCAGGGATTGGACATTGTGGGGACTCTAAAACAGTGCCAATAAAAACAGTACAACACATT